AATAAACTGATTCTCCACGCAGTCTCAGGTGCTGGTTCTGTGAGCCTCCGTTTCCCGAATTAACTCAATAGGTCAAGCCAGGAAGACTGCAAGTTCAATGTattcttgggctacaaagtgaattcagaACCAACGTGGACAAActagagagaccttgtctcaaaacaaagtgcAAACAAATggactggggtgtggctcagtggtaggacATTTCTGGAGCATGTGCTGAGGCTCTAGACTCCATCCCCAGAATGGAACAACAGAAGGCTTTTCTCCCTTCCACCATGTCAGACACAGTGtgcctccctccaggaggatACAGCGACAGGACCCCACCTTGTAGGCAGAGCTCACCCTCCAGAGCCCAACCCTACTGctgccttgaccttggacttcccagcctccggAACTGAAACACACTTCGGTTGTTCATAAATGAACTAGTCTTTGGCATCTTGTTTAGAAGCATAGGTAGAATGGATGACATCAGATAGATTTCAATCCTGGGGCTACGTTTCTATTAATCTAGACCTTATGCACGCttcattgtttttaaatgttattttatctgattgttattttattattcacaTATTCTTACAAGATACAAGGCAGTGTTTTACTTATTATTCATTACACACTGAATAGAAAGTTGTATCAAAAAGTAAAGTCATAACATATCCATGGCTGGTCTTCTGGGCACAGCGTTACTGTAGTGATGCTTTCCATTTCTCTCACCGGTATCAAAAACTCCAAGTGTTCGTTCACTCATGTTTAGTCTTCCACTTACTAAAATACAAATCTGCATCCTGCAAAAGAGTGACAGTAGCATGAACCATCCTCTCCCTATTTACCCTAGTGTTTGACAAGTCACCTAAAAAAAATAACTGCATCATCATTCACTGTGAAGAATCCCCCATACACTTAAGTCTATCtcgctataacccaggctgacctggaattcactgtgtagtctcaggctggccttgaacttacagttatccatctacctctgcctcccaagtgctagaactgaaggcatgtgccatcacgctcgGCCACTGTGAAGAAGTCTTATACTTCCTAAGCAAATACTTAAATTCAAACTTAACATCACAGCCAAAATTCTAGAGCTACACACAAGTACTGCCCTTGGGCCTAGTGCCTTTATATACTTTGTGAGGCAGAAATACCACTAATTAATTCATATTTAGTCATTTTTAAATGGTGAATTGTATTGTTGCTCTTCGACATCAGTATTTCATACCTGTATTGGCTGTCCCAAGAATACACGAAGTAAATCAAAATATGGAGACATAAATACTTGAGTGACAGATCTAAAATTATTTATGAACTTTTAGCACACTGTTTAAAGCATAAGACAAAGTCACTTGCTAATGATTTGCAGTAAGAAAGacattaataataatgattatagaAGCTGCAGTGTGGCTACTGTTTTGTGTAAATAATGAGGCATTGCCACTTAGAAGTGGTACTGGGATATAAGAGATTGCCcagcttataaaaaaaaaaatcatgaaagagTAAGATCATGTCATAAGCAGCAGATTAAAGTTGACCCCcataaaatgtacatttttaatattttattaagttatttgcaaagcagagagagaagagagacagagagaatgggcccaccagggcatctagccactgcaaacaaactccagatacatgtgccactttgtgcatctggctttacatgggtactggggactcaaacctggggcgttaggctttgcacacaagtgccttaatcactgagcaatctgtccagcccaaaatGTATGTTTTTTAATAGTGGTTACTATACATAATGTTATGCATAGCACAATCCTATTTTAtaattcccattttatagatacaTCTGCATTGGCTAGGTTCTAAAAGGGGATGATAACAAGCTATACAAAAGGAATGActctttggagacagagtctctccccaTAGTAAAAGCTGGATTCTGAACCCATATGTTGAGATCACACTAGGGTGCCACGTTGTCCAATTTCTGTTATTAGAACAAAATACCTCATGCCCCAAAGAAACCATCTCAACAGCAAAAACTACCCATACAAATAGCCTTTCTTTTCATGATCAAAGATTTTCAGCTTATTGTATTTGCTGTGGTATGCATACATTACACTCTTTTGAGGATCACAATTTATTTCAGAAATGGCACTAATAGTCCCCATTCATTACTATAGGAATGATGCTCAAAGCATGAGTCACTGGCTTTTTTTCTTACACAAGGTCATGGGCATAGCCCACCTGTGCACAGTGAGGCAGAGAAAAGTGAGGACCACCAGTGTGTGGGCATTTGTCTTAACAGGGCAGCAGGGGCTTTGCCCGGGAAGAGCACCCACCCTAGGAGAAGTGAGCAGAAAGCTTGGTGTCACTTCAGGGAGGTGATACCTTGAGTAGCCTGGCCTCATGGATAGGAGGCGGTAGAAGCAAAGAGTATAGAAGAGGAACGGGCAGCCTTCATGTTGATTTTACCTTGTAAAAACCTTATTCCTCTAGACTAGTAATCATTTACAGTAAATCATCAGCTATGCTGTGAGCACACACAATACCTTTTGCATGTGTGGTATTTATATAATGATACTGGGGATggttaataaaaaaatcacacacttagggctggagagatggcttagcggttaagcgcttgcctgtgaagcctaaggaccccggttcgaggctcggttccccaggtcccacattagccagatgcacaagggggcgcacgcgtctggcagtcgtttgcagaggctggaaaccctggtgcgcccattctctctctctccctctatctgtcattctctctgtgtctgtcactctcaaataaataaatttttaaaaaattatttaaaaaaaatcacacacttaGAAACATTTTTGTGCAAGACTCTTACATACTATGAAGAAATTCACAAATTGGTCTTACCATACCACTCTTaaagtttttaattcttttcttccctAACTTGCAGGTTAGCCATAAGGCCCAGGTTGGCATATATTGCCACACATATGCTACCGACAAGAAAGGCTGGTCAGAGATCCAAACGTCTTTCAAATCATTGGCCATGGCGATTAGCATCAACTGGACACAGCGATCAGCTGCCATCTTGTAATGTTGGTCTCCACTGTTGATTAAAGGCTAAAAGAAGCGTAAATGGAAGTGAGTGCTAAATGTCTTACCAACTATTTCATACAAATTGTAGTTGGACAAGACCTAAAGGCCATCTAGTAGTGAGGCTCATTTAGTATGGGGCCTCATATCAATTGGAAGACCTCACGGGTGCTAAGAAGGGTTGATAAATTGTTCCAATATTTTAAATTGCCTTCAAGGAATCACACACTTAACATGATTGTATAGGATCACTAAAAGATAGAAGGTAAAGATCTTTACTTTTAGTTATAATTACATTATAACAGTGATTGTTAATTTAATTATCATATTATTCAGAATTATAATATTACTAAAAATTCCATCTAGGGTCTACAGATGCACTCCAGAATGGTTGTCTAGCATGtctgaggtcctaggttcaatcctagGGATGAAATGAAGAAGATAAAAGGGGCTTCTTTATAATCATCGTAGACATCAATGCTAAGTGATAACTTAACAACTGATTAGCTTTATTAAAACAGGCCACCATAGCACTGGGAGCTGATGAACAATTTGCATAATGCTGCCACTTAAGTTTTGTGATTAATTCATAACAAGTTCTGAATGAAAACCTGACGTAGAGATATGTTCTCATCACTCATGAAGCTTTGAAATTATTTCCAGCTATAAATGTTTACCTTTGCGATGTCTTCTGTTAGGGCATTCTTCACGATGTCTGACTGTACCGGTCCTGGGTAAATGTTACAAATTGTTATGCCTGGATACTCTGTAAGTTCAGTTTGGAGACTATTAAAAAAACCCTGAGgaccacaaaagaaaataaaggaaggataAGAAagcaaagtaaatttaaaaagagtatcCAAATAGGTCATgtactaggcgtggtggcgcatgcctttaatcccagcacttgggaggctgaggcaggaggatcactgtgagttcgagggcagcctgagactaactaaatagtaaattccaggtcagcgtgggttacagggagactctaccttgaaaagttaaaaagaaaataatgatagataaatagatagataggtaaagCTAGAGATATATGATGTAGTGTAAGTCTATTAGACACGTTTTCTTTTTCAGGACCTCGGGTATGCTTGGCCAAAGCTCTACCATATAGCAAGAACTGTATCTCcagtattttttcatattttattttgagacaaggtctgagTTCAGGTTGACCtttaacttactctgtagctcagacagACTTTGAACtctctatcttcctgcctcagcctcccaagtagttggGATTATATGCCTGTGCCACAAAACTCAGCTCCATCAGGCACTTTTAACTGCAAGATTGGAGACCATCTATGACAGCCATCTCAGCTCTTGCCAGTTGGTAGCGGTGGCTGCTGCCATCCATGTTCTGACAGGCAAGCACTGGGCAGGAGGCACGCTACCCCTGGCCCTTCTGATACCTGCTCCTCTCACTGACCCTCATGTCCCCACTCCAAAAAGACAGTGTATTCTCCAGAGAATTCCTAAGGGATGCTTTATTCCAATAAGAGGTCAAAGGTGCAGATATTTGGGCGGGGGTAAAGCAGTGTTGGAACATCACAATTAGCATCAGACAGAAATTCAGATTTTGAGTTTATAGTACCATTTTAACCAGGTAAATGAGTTTCAGTAAGAATCAGTTTTGGGGGGTGATGACTAGTATATAGCTAGCTAAAAGTatgatatgagggctggagagatggcttagtggttaagcgcttgcctgttaagcctaaggaccctggttcgaggctcgattccccaggacccacattagccagatgcgcaagggggcacacacatctgaagttcgtttgcagtggctgggggccctagtgcactcattgtctctctctctctgtctctttctttctctctctgtgtttgccactctcaaataaataaataaaaataaagaaaaagtacaaTATGATTGCTGTTGAATGACCTTTGAAAAGATAAGCTGGGATTTCTGGACTTAGAAGATGCTGGCCACCTCTGAACCATAGAAGCAAACAGAAATTCACTTGCGCTCCTCTTTTTTCCTTACTTAGGAAATGTTCCTATATTCTTTTAATACTGGATGCTAGGTATGGTAGTTcacgtctataatcccaacacttgggaggtggaatcaTGAGCATCAAGGGTTTGAGATCATTCTGGCTATTGAGCAAGTTGGGAGAAGCTGACCTGAACCATAAGactttgtctcataaataaatacatatatgtgtgtacatattttcatatacatGAAAAACAAGACTAGAATAACTACTGAAAAGTCTAAAAGGCTTCCCATGGTACATCTTCATACAGCCTGACAACATAAAACATTTATCAGGTCCTAAATACTGATTCCTAACAAGCACAGAGGTGATGAGGGTTCCTGCCTCAGAGATGGGCCAAAATGCTTGGTGAAGAAATGAAGAACTGCTTTACCTTTAACCTCTGTTCTTTTGTTGAAAAGGAGAGCTGACACCAAGTAGCCAACAAAAATATTAACCCCTTTCTTGCATGAAATCCCAACCAAGTAAGGTGCATAAACGTTAATGAtaaggccaggcacggtggcactcgcctttaatcccagcactcacttgtaaggcagagttaggaggattactgtgagtttgaggccagcctggggctacagagtgagctccaagtcagcatgggctagaatgaaaccctacctagaaaacaacaacaacaacaaaaccccaaggATAAATAAGTTCACTCTAAACTTCCAGCAAATATGTTCTTCACAAAGAGTCTTCTGGGACCTGGGGGCATggccctgtgatcccagcactttggtgGTAAAcacaggaggatctggagttcaagaccAATCAGGACTAAATGAGATActagctcaaaaaataaaataaaggctgagcgtggtggtgcacacctttaatcccagcactcaggaggcagaggtaggaggatcgttgtgagttcaaggccaccctgagactacatagtgaattccaggtcagcctgagctacagtgaggccctacctccaaaaaccaaaaaacaaacccaaataaataaaataaataaaataaacagataaaacaaAAGCCTTCTGGTCAGGGCAGTCAACTTCTAAACCACTTCTATAATTAACAGTAGCCTCAAATTGGGCACATTTTGTCAGAGGattaaactgaattttaaaacaaagtctTGGAGAGCAGGCCAAACAATTGTCCTgcttttataaaaagtatcctaCATGTCTTGTGAGATTAAGTGCCAAGAGgccaaaaatggcacatgcacaaggttgttctctggtttccacatccacacatatacatgtgcatgcatacacatgcacattaaaaacaaaaaaagatatataatcCAGTCAAGTTTTTTTCCTAGTCTTTGTCTTGGTCAGAATTTCTTCCTCTAAAGAAACCAGAGTGGACTAAGtcaatgctttttttaaaattaattatttgtctatttatttagttgacagagaaagagggagagagagagaatgggcacgccagggcctccagccactgcaaataaactccagacgcgtgtgctcctttgtgcatctggctaacatgggttgtggggaatcaaacctgggtcctttggctttgcagacaaatgccttaaccattaagccatccctccatccctgagtTAATGCTTTTATCAGTAAAGCCAGGCGTCCCAGGACTCATCATCTGGTTGGCAGTACCTATCTCTGGCATGCATGTGTAAATGGGCCAGGGAGGATAAACATCAAGTAAAGGGGAGGGAAAAGCAGACTTGGAAATGGGATGAAACATATACATCCTGAAACTCACGTAAGTGGATGGCAAGGTGATCCACACATTGACCAGGAGGATGTGGTGGGGATACAGTGAAAGGGTCTCAAGTATCccaagctggctctgaactcaccGTGTGTAGAGGAGACCTTGGACTttggatcctcttgtctctgtctcccaagaacttggattataagcatgtacaaccatgtccagtttatgtgGTTGCTAcatatcaaacccagggcttcatgcaagcTAGGCAAGTCCTCTATCAACTAAGCTACCCCAGCCCACTTCTTAAGGGGGCAACTTTTAGTTCATCTTTATGTGCTCAGCATTTGAGACAGTGCATATCAATTACAATGCAGGCGCTCCAAACACATCTGTAGAATGTTACAGGAAACTGAGCTTTCGGttgtatttttctgtttaaatCATCTATGGGGGGTGTTCTCTATCCAAGTTCTCTTCCATCTCCCACACTAAGGCCCAGTTTCAATCACCTCACCCATGGACGGTCATGTGTCCATCACATACTGAAGCAGAGTTGAGACTGAGCATCCTTACCCGGAGGGCATGTTTGCTGGCACAGTATCCACTGGAAAGGGGTACAGATGCAATTCCCGAAAGGCTGTTGATGACAACGATCTTTCCTTGCTTCCTCTCCATCATGTGAGGCAGAACAGACTTTGTCAAGGACACTGTCCCCAAGTAGTTCAGCTCTATGAGTTCCTTAAACACATCCATGTTGGCATCCTGAGCCAAGGAACGCTGGGATCTTCCACCATTGTTGACTAGAATGtcaatctatttaaaaaaaaaaaaaatcagggacttccggttaagatggcggcgtaggtaccacgccaaaacagcgtggggggaaaaaagaccaaaaaaactcagcaaaatacacacttttactaaaaagtgaggtgtataggaaactgaagcggcagcggagaagtaggagagatccagagcatccagagcccgcacaggccagcaaaagtggccccggcagctccgctaACGGCAgcggggtgcaccagaaagccgccaggctcggctccagccacaggaaaagccagatgcgggagcttcccctcacaccgcgctctctgcaaactctagaaacgtgaagggagagcggcagtgagcagcgcaggagcagaccgcgaggcagaagaacacgtggaacagcgagagaaccagagcagctgcggctccctcccctcccccaccgcctgggCCCAGCTCCAGCGCACAGAGCAgtgtcccgggacccggccacgccaacttgagccgacagcgggacccaagcaggagcagagttcggcagcaacatcagcagctccggaaccagtaccagtggccccagcagcagcagacccaggagtggcagcagtggcagacccaggagcggcaacaacagcagacccagcagcagcagcttcagcaacagcagtggctccagaagtggcagctacagcagcagcagcagcagcagaggcaacagcagcagtgggcccagcagcagcagcttgagctgctgacagacccagcagaggcagcttttgcagcagcagttccagcagtgggggtgctgaacTGCagtgccacagttgccaggcttggtttgccccacaggaaaagccagtgcccagctccagaaatcagaacagcagcccgacgacccaggcagtaacttgactgagaccaaactcatccaaggtaactgggattgcaccagggaagggtctcccttggtcacaagctgactgggatccctcaacagaccagaaatcttaacttctatgttgatagaggatctggttgttataataactactctggcatacatacttggggctgtttttgactgaatgggtacagtgtttagttaacttttagaatctacctgtgctttattccactcagcctacttgaatactcccatagcagggaaattcaacccctaggagcacctttgtagatactctcagagtcttaagagccacacataacaccttaagctcctaccctgaaaatatataacatcaaatcaattgatacagctaagaatacccagctagctagaaaatccaagcattaatttaatccaagatgcaaaaatatatacattataacacaagaaacactaaaaagcaagacgatataaatccacctaaaagtattaatgcaccagaaatgacctccagtgagaacgagttagaggaaatgcctggaaaagatttcaaaagaatgattgtcaatatgttcaaagaagtcagagaacaaatcaaaggagtcaaacaggaacttaaagaggaaatcaaaggaatcaaagaagatgcaggacaccaatttcatgaaataaagaaggcaatacaaaacataaatgaggaaatagaaataataaagaaaaaccagtcagaattactagcaatgaagaacacagttaatgaaataaaaaactctgtagaaaatctcaccagtagaatagatgaaggagaggacagaatatctaagctagaagaccaggtggcagatctaatatgggccaacaaagagaaagacaaacttatagaaaagtatgagtgggaatttcaagaca
The nucleotide sequence above comes from Jaculus jaculus isolate mJacJac1 chromosome 7, mJacJac1.mat.Y.cur, whole genome shotgun sequence. Encoded proteins:
- the LOC101611810 gene encoding dehydrogenase/reductase SDR family member 7-like: MTWELLLWLLALCALLLPVVQLVRFVRADGDLTLLWAEWQGRRPEWELTDMVVWVTGASSGIGEELAFQLSKLGVSLVLSARRVPELERVKRRCLENGNLKEKDILVLPLDLTDRSSHEVATKTVLQEFGKIDILVNNGGRSQRSLAQDANMDVFKELIELNYLGTVSLTKSVLPHMMERKQGKIVVINSLSGIASVPLSSGYCASKHALRGFFNSLQTELTEYPGITICNIYPGPVQSDIVKNALTEDIAKPLINSGDQHYKMAADRCVQLMLIAMANDLKDVWISDQPFLSVAYVWQYMPTWALWLTCKLGKKRIKNFKSGMDADLYFSKWKTKHE